One window from the genome of Nicotiana sylvestris chromosome 9, ASM39365v2, whole genome shotgun sequence encodes:
- the LOC104228389 gene encoding protein JINGUBANG-like, with translation MMRNNSRKHHNMVTEDNINIPRKQTFGSMLQSDPNHDQDEFTNFRTSNISEAAGPANFDNRPSPLSSDYNMVSPSPNSDDHYSLSSPYSMPSMDLTSPLSKSPWSSHVESYPYTGLIGSLVREEGHIYSLAASGDLLYTGSDSKNIRVWKNQKEFAGFKSNSGLVKAIIISGERIFTGHQDGKVRVWKISSNDPNVYKRIGTLPTLKAYIKSSMNPNNYVEVRRNRNAVWIKHFDAISSLSMSEDQNLLYSASWDKTIKVWRALDFKCLESINAHEDAVNSVVVGFDGLVFSGSADGTVKIWRRELQGNKTKHFFSQTLLNQECAVTSLVVDPTSSFLYCGSSDGLVNFWERAKFLSRGGVLRGHKLAVLCLATAGNLVFSGSADTNICVWKREGGDHMCLSVLKGHSGPVKCLAVEEDHGPITSGDRQFILYSGSLDKSVKIWRVSSSPPSMQAQQLRSQSHGL, from the exons ATGATGAGGAATAATTCAAGAAAACACCACAATATGGTGACAGAAGACAACATCAATATCCCTAGGAAACAAACGTTTGGGAGCATGTTACAATCTGATCCAAATCATGATCAAGATGAATTTACTAATTTTCGTACGAGCAATATATCTGAAGCTGCAGGCCCTGCAAATTTCGATAATCGCCCTTCTCCATTGAGCTCTGATTACAATATGGTCTCTCCTTCACCTAATTCAGATGACCATTATTCATTATCTTCTCCATATTCAATGCCTTCTATGGACCTAACATCTCCATtatcaaaatctccttggtcgtCACACGTCGAAAGTTATCCTTACACAGGTCTTATTGGATCCCTTGTTCGTGAAGAAGGCCATATATATTCATTAGCAGCTTCTGGAGACTTGTTATATACTGGATCAGATAGCAAAAATATTAGGGTatggaaaaatcaaaaagaattTGCTGGATTCAAATCAAATAGTGGATTGGTGAAGGCAATAATCATTTCTGGAGAAAGAATCTTCACGGGTCATCAAGATGGAAAG GTGCGTGTCTGGAAGATATCTTCTAACGATCCAAACGTTTACAAGCGCATTGGAACATTACCAACTTTGAAGGCTTATATAAAAAGTTCAATGAATCCAAACAATTACGTTGAAGTGAGAAGAAATAGAAATGCCGTGTGGATTAAACATTTTGATGCTATTTCATCTCTTAGCATGAGTGAAGACCAAAATCTTTTATATTCAGCATCTTGGGATAAAACTATAAAGGTTTGGAGAGCATTAGATTTTAAGTGTTTGGAATCTATAAATGCCCATGAAGATGCTGTAAATTCAGTGGTTGTAGGGTTTGACGGGCTAGTTTTTTCAGGCTCGGCTGATGGAACAGTGAAAATTTGGAGAAGAGAATTacaaggaaataaaacaaaacattTTTTCTCACAAACGTTGTTAAACCAAGAATGTGCAGTAACATCATTAGTCGTGGACCCTACATCCAGTTTTCTTTACTGTGGTTCGTCTGATGGACTAGTCAACTTCTGGGAACGCGCGAAGTTTTTGTCACGTGGAGGAGTTCTCAGAGGACATAAATTGGCAGTTCTTTGCTTAGCAACTGCAGGAAATTTAGTTTTTAGTGGATCAGCTGACACAAATATATGTGTGTGGAAAAGGGAAGGTGGTGATCATATGTGTTTATCAGTGTTGAAAGGACATTCTGGTCCTGTCAAATGTTTGGCTGTTGAAGAAGATCATGGACCAATTACAAGTGGTGATAGGCAGTTTATTTTGTATAGTGGTAGCCTTGATAAATCAGTGAAGATTTGGAGAGTGTCATCATCTCCCCCTTCCATGCAAGCTCAGCAACTTCGAAGCCAATCTCATGGGCTATGA